Sequence from the Cellulomonas fimi ATCC 484 genome:
CTCGGTGCTCGACGAGAAGGCGCTCGCGTCCGGCGGGTACGGCGGCCTGGTCGGGGTCGGCCAGGGGTCGGCACGCGGTCCGCGGCTCGTGCGCGTCGCGTACAGCCCCTCGCGCCCGAAGGCCACGGTCGCGCTGGTGGGCAAGGGGATCACGTTCGACTCGGGCGGCATCTCGATCAAGCCCGCTGCCGGCATGGAGGCGATGAAGTCCGACATGGCCGGCGCCGCGGCCGTGCTGCACACGGTCGTCGCCGCCGCACGGCTCGGCCTGCCGGTCGCCGTCACGGGCTGGCTGTGCCTCGCCGAGAACATGCCGTCGGGCACCGCGCAGCGGCCGTCGGACGTCATCACGATCCGCGGCGGCAAGACGGTCGAGGTCCTCAACACCGACGCCGAGGGACGTCTCGTCATGGCCGACGGCCTGGTCGCCGCGACCGAGGAGAAGCCGGACGTCGTCATCGACATCGCGACGCTCACGGGCGCGCAGATGGTGGCGCTCGGGCACCGGGTGTCGGCCGTGATGGGAGCCGACGCCGTGCGCGACGAGGTCGTGACCGCCGCCCGGACGGCCGGCGAGCAGTTCTGGCCGATGCCGCTGCCCGCCGACCTCAAGGCGGGGCTGAAGTCGAAGGTCGCGGACCTGGCGAACATCGGCGACCGCTTCGGCGGGATGCTGACGGCCGGCATCTTCCTGCAGGAGTTCGTGGGCTCCACGCCGTGGGCGCACCTCGACATCGCGGGTCCGGCGTTCAACGAGAAGTCCGCGCACGGCTACACGCCCGTCGGCGGGACCGGCGTCGGGGTGCGGACCCTGCTCGCGCTGCTCGAGGGGCGCGCGAGCGCCTGACGAGCCACGACGCGAGGGGCGGCCGCCCGGCAGGTGCCGGGGCGGCCGCCCCTCGTCGGCTACACCCGGCGACGGCGCTCGATGCGCTGGCGGGCGTTCCAGTCCCGCACGCGCTGCGGGTACCCCGTGCGCTGCACGTCGTAGACGGGGATGCCGAGCCCGCGCGCGAGGTCCCAGGCGGTCCCGGGGTCGGGCACGCGCCGGCGGGTCCACTCCCCGTCGGTCGCGACGAGCATCATGGTGGTCTGCGTGACGCGGGTCGCGGGCTCGACGTAGGCCTCGACGCCCACACGGGTCGCGACGAAGTCCCGCAGGTGGGCGAGCGTCGCCTCGCGCGCCGCCCGGTCGGACGGTGCGGGGTCCGGCGCGTGCCGGCGGCGGCGCGAGAACCAGGCCATGGCGGCGAGCGTACCGACGCCCCCTGGACGTGCGCTGGGAGCCCGCTCGACGGCATTCATGGGACGACTGTTCCGAGCATCACACGTCCACGCTGCTCGTCGAGGTCGTTCGTACCTTGACGGGATGACAAGATGGTCGGCGAGCTTCGAGACCCACACGCCTGCGCATAGGAGTCTGCACGTGGCCGACACGAACGGCACCGCTTTCGACATCGTCGTCCTGGGAGCGGGGAGCGGCGGCTACGCCGCAGCTCTGCGCGCCGCCCAGCTGGGCAAGAACGTCGCCCTCATCGAGGCCGACAAGGTCGGCGGCACCTGCCTGCACAACGGGTGCATCCCCACCAAGGCGCTGCTGCACGCGGCAGAGCTCGCCGACAACGCCCGTGAGGGCGCGCACTTCGGCGTCCACGCCACGCTCGAGCGCATCGACATGGGCGGCGTGAACCAGTACAAGGACACCGTGATCGGCGGCCTGTACAAGGGCCTGCAGGGGCTCATCAAGTCCCGCAAGATCACCGTGGTCGAGGGCTTCGGCAAGCTCGTCGGCCCGAACGCGGTCCAGGTCGGCGAGACGACGTACACGGGAGAGCACATCATCCTGGCGACCGGCTCCTACGCCCGGTCCCTGCCCGGTCTGGAGATCGGCGGCCGGGTCATCACGTCCGACCAGGCCCTCCAGCTCGACTTCGTGCCGAAGTCGGCGATCATCCTCGGCGGCGGCGTCATCGGCTCGGAGTTCGCGAGCGTCTGGAAGTCGTTCGGCGCCGACGTCACGATCATCGAGGCACTCCCCCACCTGGTCCCCAACGAGGACGTCGCCCTGTCCAAGGCGTTCGAGCGGGCCTTCCGCAAGCGCGGCATCGCGTTCAACCTCGGCGTCCGCTTCCAGGGCGTGACCCAGAACGACAGCGGCGTGCACGTCACGCTCGAGGACGGCAAGTCGTTCGACGCCGACCTCCTGCTGGTGGCCGTCGGCCGCGGGCCGCGCACGTCCGGCGTCGGCTACGAGGAGCAGGGCATCACGCTCGACCGCGGCTTCGTCATCACCGACGAGAAGCTGCACACGGGCGTCGGCAACATTTGGGCCGTCGGCGACATCGTCCCCGGGCTGCAGCTCGCGCACCGCGGCTTCGCGCAGGGCATCTTCGTCGCCGAGCAGATCGCCGGGCTCAACCCCCAGCCGATCGTCGAGTCCGGCATCCCGCGCGTGACGTACTCGCACCCCGAGGTCGCGTCCGTCGGCCTCACCGAGGCCGCCGCCAAGGAGGTCCACGGCGAGGACGCCGTCGAGACGCTCGAGTACAACCTGGCCGGCAACGGCAAGAGCAAGATCCTCGACACGCAGGGCTTCATCAAGCTCGTGCGCCAGAAGGACGGTCCCGTCGTCGGCGTGCACATGATCGGCGACCGCGTCGGCGAGCTCATCGGCGAGGGCCAGCTCATCGTGAACTGGGAGGCCTACCCCGAGGACGTCGCCTCCCTGATCCACGCCCACCCGACGCAGAACGAGGCGCTCGGCGAGGCCCACCTGGCGCTCGCCGGCAAGCCGCTGCACGCCCACAACTGACCCCCACGATCGAAGGAGACACGAGCGGTCATGTCCGACAACGTGCAGCTTCCCGCTCTCGGTGAGTCCGTCACCGAGGGCACCGTCACCCGCTGGCTGAAGAACGTGGGCGACCGCGTGGAGGTCGACGAGCCCCTGCTCGAGATCTCGACCGACAAGGTCGACACCGAGATCCCGTCGCCGTTCGCGGGCGTGCTCGAGCAGATCCTCGTCCAGGAGGACGAGACCGTCGAGGTCGGCGCCACGCTGGCCGTCATCGGCTCCGGCGAGGGTGCGGGCGGCGACGGCGCCGCCCAGGACGCGGCCCCGCAGGAGGCGCCCGCCGAGCAGGCGCCCGCCGAGGAGCCCGCCGCCGAGGCGCAGCCCGCGCAGCAGCCCGTCGAGCAGCACGAGGAGGCGGCGCCCGCGCCGGCCGCCGAGCAGCCGGCCGAGCAGCCCGCAGCGGCGCAGGGGTCGTCCGGCGACGGCCAGGAGGTCACCCTCCCCGCGCTCGGCGAGTCCGTGACCGAGGGCACCGTCACCCGCTGGCTCAAGGCCGTCGGCGACACCGTCGAGGTCGACGAGCCGCTGCTCGAGATCTCCACCGACAAGGTCGACACCGAGATCCCGTCGCCCGTCGCGGGCACCGTGCAGGAGATCCGCGTCCAGGAGGACGAGACCGTCGAGGTCGGCGCCGTCCTGGCGATCGTGGGCTCCGGTGCCGCCACCCCGGCGGCCGCACCCGCCCCGGCTGCCCCGGCCCCCGCGCCCGCTCCGCAGGCCGAGCCGGCCCCCGTGCCGGCCACGCCCGCTCCCGCGCCCGCGCAGCCCGCGGCCCCGCAGGCCGGCGGCTACGAGGCGCCCGCGCCCGAGGCCGAGTCGGCGCAGTCCGCCGGCCAGGCCCCCGCCGCGCAGCAGGCCGCCGCGCAGCAGCCGACCGCCTCGGCGACCACCGCGTCGGCAGCGAGCGCCGCCGGCTCCTACCTCACCCCGCTCGTCCGCAAGCTCGCGGCCGAGAAGGGGGTCGACGTCACGACCCTCACGGGCACGGGCGTCGGCGGCCGCATCCGCAAGGAGGACGTGCTCGAGGCAGCCGCGAAGGCGGAGGCCGCCAAGGCCGCGCAGGCGGCACCCGCCGCCGAGGCTCCGGCAGCGGCCGCACCCAAGGCCGCGTCCGTCCCGTCGGTGTCTCCGCTGCGCGGCACCACCGAGAAGGCGAGCCGGCTGCGGCAGATCATCGCCGAGCGCATGGTCGAGGCCCTGCACACGCAGGCGCAGCTCACGACCGTGGTCGAGGTCGACGTCACCAAGGTCGCCCGCCTGCGCGCCCGCGCGAAGGACGACTTCAAGGCTCGCGAGGGTGTGAACCTCACGTTCCTGCCGTTCTTCGTCCAGGCCGCGGTCGAGTCGCTCAAGGCCTACCCGAAGATCAACGGGGTGCTCGAGGGCAACCAGATCACCTACCACGGCCAGGAGAACGTGGCGATCGCGGTCGACACCGAGCGCGGCCTGCTCACGCCCGTGATCCGCGACGCGGGCGACCTCAACCTCGCCGGCATCGCGCGCAAGATCGCCGACCTCGCGGCCCGCACGCGCGCCAACAAGGTCACGCCGGACGAGCTGTCCGGTGCGACGTTCACGGTCACGAACACCGGCTCGGGCGGCGCGCTCATCGACACGCCGATCGTCCCGACCGGAACGTCGGCCATCCTCGGCACGGGCGCGATCGTCAAGCGCCCCGTCGTGGTCAAGGGCGCGGACGGCGAGGAGGTCATCGCGATCCGGTCGATGTGCTACCTGTGCCTGTCGTACGACCACCGGCTCGTCGACGGCGCGGACGCGTCGCGCTACCTCTCCGCGGTCAAGGCCCGCATCGAGGAGGGCGCGTTCGAGTCCGAGGTCGGCCTCTGACGGCACGCACGCCTGACGCACCGCAGGGTCCACGGGCCTGACCGGTGACGCACGACGGCCCGGGTCCCCCACGGACCCGGGCCGTCGTCGTCCCTGGCCCTGCCGCCGCGCCCGGCGGGGCGCGCGCGCCTAGGGTGACCGCATGCACGTGGTCGTGGCGGGGTCCAGCGGGTTCATCGGCAGCGCGCTCGTCCCCGAGCTGCGCGCGCACGGCCACACCGTCCGCACCCTGGTGCGACGCGCGCCGCAGCGGCCCGACGAGATCCGCTGGGACCCCGCGGCCGGCCGGCTCGACGCGCGCGACCTCGCCGGCGTCGACGCGGTCGTCGACCTCGCCGGCGTCAACGCGGGCTCCCGCCTGCTCACGGAGGCCCGCAAGCGCGAGGTCGTCGCGTCGCGGGTCGACTCCACGGGTCTGCTCGCCCGCACGCTCGCGTCCCTGGACGACGGCCCGCGCGCCCTGCTGCAGGCGTCGGGCATCGGCGCCTACGGGGACCGCGGCGACGACGTGCTGGACGAGCAGGAACCGCTCGGACGCACCTTCTTCGCCGACGTCGTGCGGCAGTGGGAGGCCGCCGCGGCACCGGCCGCCGACGCCGGGGTGCGCGTCGTGCTGCTGCGCACCGGCATCGTGCTCGGCCCGTCGGGCGGCGCGCTCGGCCGCCTGCTCCCCCTGATCCGGCTGGGCGTCGGCGGGCGCCTGGGCTCCGGCCGCCAGTTCTGGCCCTGGCTCACGCTGGTCGACGAGGTCCGCGCGATCGAGCACCTGCTCACCACCCCGGTCTCCGGACCGGTGAACCTCGTGACGCGCGCCGACCGCAACGCCGACGTCGTGCGGGCGCTGGCCGCGGCGCACCACCGGCCGGCAGCCGTGCCGGTTCCCGCGTGGGCGCTGCGGACCGTCCTGCGGGACTTCTCGTCGGAGGTCCTCGGCTCGATCCGGGCCGAGCCGGCCGTGCTCACGGCGACCGGCTTCCGGCCCGTGCACCCGGACCTCGCCGCCGCCGCAGCCTGGGTGGCTGCGGGACGCTGACCCTCAGGCGGCGCTCGCGTCGGTGACGTCGAGCACGCGCCAGCCGGCGTCCGTCCAGCGGAGCACGAGCACGACGGTGCGCGGTGCGGACGCGGGCACGTCGGACACCGTGCCGTCCGCTGCGAGCAGCCGGTGCGCGGACATCACGGACGTCACGCGCACCGCGACGTCCTCCTCGTCGACCGCGCCGGCGGCGCCCACGCCCTCGACGTCCGCGCGACCGCCGGCCCCGCCGTCCGCGGACGCACCGGGATCGACGTCCGCGAGCGCCGCGTGAGTCACCTCGGCGGCGAGCCCGTCGAGCCGCGCGCCGGCGAGCCCCGCCACGACGGCCACGTCGGCCCGGTGGGCGGGGCCGTCGA
This genomic interval carries:
- a CDS encoding leucyl aminopeptidase, translating into MTVTLTSADPARLAVDAVVVGVAQKDGAPSLLGAAWLPKDLRTALTRDAEALGVTGAPDEVRRVPGLGTKAAVVVLVGVGPADALTPEGLRRAAGAATRELAGTASVALTLPAEDVERLAAVTEGALLGAYTFTRYRAPGAAAKAPVADVHVVTSLGRSRDAKDAVQRAEVVAAAVRATRDLVNTAPNDLYPEAFADAAKAVVKESGAKGLKVSVLDEKALASGGYGGLVGVGQGSARGPRLVRVAYSPSRPKATVALVGKGITFDSGGISIKPAAGMEAMKSDMAGAAAVLHTVVAAARLGLPVAVTGWLCLAENMPSGTAQRPSDVITIRGGKTVEVLNTDAEGRLVMADGLVAATEEKPDVVIDIATLTGAQMVALGHRVSAVMGADAVRDEVVTAARTAGEQFWPMPLPADLKAGLKSKVADLANIGDRFGGMLTAGIFLQEFVGSTPWAHLDIAGPAFNEKSAHGYTPVGGTGVGVRTLLALLEGRASA
- the sucB gene encoding 2-oxoglutarate dehydrogenase, E2 component, dihydrolipoamide succinyltransferase, coding for MSDNVQLPALGESVTEGTVTRWLKNVGDRVEVDEPLLEISTDKVDTEIPSPFAGVLEQILVQEDETVEVGATLAVIGSGEGAGGDGAAQDAAPQEAPAEQAPAEEPAAEAQPAQQPVEQHEEAAPAPAAEQPAEQPAAAQGSSGDGQEVTLPALGESVTEGTVTRWLKAVGDTVEVDEPLLEISTDKVDTEIPSPVAGTVQEIRVQEDETVEVGAVLAIVGSGAATPAAAPAPAAPAPAPAPQAEPAPVPATPAPAPAQPAAPQAGGYEAPAPEAESAQSAGQAPAAQQAAAQQPTASATTASAASAAGSYLTPLVRKLAAEKGVDVTTLTGTGVGGRIRKEDVLEAAAKAEAAKAAQAAPAAEAPAAAAPKAASVPSVSPLRGTTEKASRLRQIIAERMVEALHTQAQLTTVVEVDVTKVARLRARAKDDFKAREGVNLTFLPFFVQAAVESLKAYPKINGVLEGNQITYHGQENVAIAVDTERGLLTPVIRDAGDLNLAGIARKIADLAARTRANKVTPDELSGATFTVTNTGSGGALIDTPIVPTGTSAILGTGAIVKRPVVVKGADGEEVIAIRSMCYLCLSYDHRLVDGADASRYLSAVKARIEEGAFESEVGL
- a CDS encoding TIGR01777 family oxidoreductase; the encoded protein is MHVVVAGSSGFIGSALVPELRAHGHTVRTLVRRAPQRPDEIRWDPAAGRLDARDLAGVDAVVDLAGVNAGSRLLTEARKREVVASRVDSTGLLARTLASLDDGPRALLQASGIGAYGDRGDDVLDEQEPLGRTFFADVVRQWEAAAAPAADAGVRVVLLRTGIVLGPSGGALGRLLPLIRLGVGGRLGSGRQFWPWLTLVDEVRAIEHLLTTPVSGPVNLVTRADRNADVVRALAAAHHRPAAVPVPAWALRTVLRDFSSEVLGSIRAEPAVLTATGFRPVHPDLAAAAAWVAAGR
- the lpdA gene encoding dihydrolipoyl dehydrogenase is translated as MADTNGTAFDIVVLGAGSGGYAAALRAAQLGKNVALIEADKVGGTCLHNGCIPTKALLHAAELADNAREGAHFGVHATLERIDMGGVNQYKDTVIGGLYKGLQGLIKSRKITVVEGFGKLVGPNAVQVGETTYTGEHIILATGSYARSLPGLEIGGRVITSDQALQLDFVPKSAIILGGGVIGSEFASVWKSFGADVTIIEALPHLVPNEDVALSKAFERAFRKRGIAFNLGVRFQGVTQNDSGVHVTLEDGKSFDADLLLVAVGRGPRTSGVGYEEQGITLDRGFVITDEKLHTGVGNIWAVGDIVPGLQLAHRGFAQGIFVAEQIAGLNPQPIVESGIPRVTYSHPEVASVGLTEAAAKEVHGEDAVETLEYNLAGNGKSKILDTQGFIKLVRQKDGPVVGVHMIGDRVGELIGEGQLIVNWEAYPEDVASLIHAHPTQNEALGEAHLALAGKPLHAHN